A single genomic interval of Metasolibacillus fluoroglycofenilyticus harbors:
- a CDS encoding GNAT family N-acetyltransferase: MELKQITAKDIPTMSKLLIERQNVESEIFPFLKNSCLDMQYIVNLLGKWFTHHKMIGYGAFTNNELVGYLIGEIKHDTTRGRHVWVHYEGVAIRADQSPELLRNLYAKASEAWVKQGCFMHYTIIPLGNQVYYDAYQRLSFFVQQVHAVMCLEDYRPFENVADAEVRLATKMDSEAMGKMSSIIQAYQNAAPTFEPVLPEAVVDIKSGYSSILEEEDVICLLAVEDRKELAFQVYFPTSSNLMTPDSSIELSVAGTYDVQMGKGVGKKLMNESYKIIQEKGYETIVTDWRITNLASSTFWPKCGFKPIAYRMVRYIDYNIAWANFDNSSMKML, translated from the coding sequence ATGGAGCTTAAACAAATTACAGCTAAGGATATACCTACAATGTCAAAGCTACTTATCGAAAGGCAAAACGTTGAAAGCGAAATATTTCCGTTTTTAAAAAATAGCTGTTTAGACATGCAATATATAGTCAATTTACTTGGGAAATGGTTTACTCATCATAAAATGATAGGTTATGGCGCATTTACAAATAATGAACTAGTAGGCTATTTAATCGGTGAGATAAAGCATGATACGACTAGAGGCAGACATGTGTGGGTCCACTATGAGGGAGTAGCCATCCGAGCAGATCAATCGCCTGAGCTTCTAAGAAATCTCTATGCAAAAGCTTCGGAGGCATGGGTAAAGCAAGGGTGTTTTATGCACTACACAATCATACCTCTTGGTAATCAAGTATACTACGATGCTTACCAGCGATTAAGTTTTTTTGTCCAGCAAGTGCATGCGGTAATGTGCCTAGAAGATTATCGACCTTTTGAAAATGTGGCAGATGCAGAAGTGCGCTTAGCAACTAAAATGGATAGCGAGGCGATGGGCAAAATGTCTAGCATTATTCAAGCGTATCAAAATGCTGCTCCTACGTTTGAGCCAGTTTTACCTGAAGCTGTCGTAGATATAAAAAGCGGCTATAGTAGCATATTGGAAGAAGAGGACGTCATCTGTCTTTTGGCTGTAGAAGATAGGAAGGAACTAGCCTTTCAAGTGTATTTCCCTACTAGCTCCAATTTGATGACACCTGATAGCAGCATAGAATTGAGCGTTGCTGGAACCTATGATGTGCAAATGGGGAAAGGTGTTGGCAAAAAATTGATGAATGAGAGCTATAAAATAATACAGGAAAAAGGCTATGAAACGATTGTAACAGATTGGCGAATTACCAACCTAGCTTCTTCAACATTTTGGCCTAAATGTGGATTCAAGCCAATAGCTTATCGCATGGTTCGGTATATAGATTACAATATTGCGTGGGCAAACTTTGACAATTCGAGTATGAAAATGCTGTAA